Proteins encoded together in one Zonotrichia leucophrys gambelii isolate GWCS_2022_RI chromosome 1, RI_Zleu_2.0, whole genome shotgun sequence window:
- the SUPT20H gene encoding transcription factor SPT20 homolog isoform X3 has protein sequence MASTTMQQALELALDRAEYIIESARQRPPKRKYLSSGRKSVFQKLYDLYIEECEKEPEIKKLRRNVNLLEKLVMQETLSCLVVNLYPGNEGYSLMLRGKNGSDSETIRLPYEEGELLEYLDAEELPPILVDLLEKSQVNIFHCGCVIAEIRDYRQSGNMKSPTYQSKHILLRPTMQTLICDVHSITSDNHKWTQEDKLLLESQLILATAEPLCLDPSIAVTCTTNRLLYNKQKMNTRPMKRCFKRYSRSSLNRQQEVAHYSTPPQLRLLDYLQKRKERKAAQQYDLKISKAGNCVDMWKQNPCYLTAPSEVDVEKYAKVEKSIKSDDSQPTVWPAHEMKDDYVFECEVGNQVQKTKLTIFQSLGNPLYYGKIQTLKGDEENDNLLTPSQFLIGSKTDAERVVNQYQELVQNEAKCTVKMFHNSSGSVSHLSPGKEMEQPESVSGSVQSSVLGKGVKHRPPPIKLPSSSGSSSSGNIFSSQQSSGHLKSPTPPPPSKPPGLSRKQSMDLNQVSMLSPAAMSPASSSQRSGTPKPSTPTPTNTPSSTPHPPDAQSSTPITLSATPTPQDSGFTPQPTLLTPFAQQQMSLSQALPVMTIPLSTMVTSITTGTTSTQVMANPAGLNFINVVGSVCGTQSLMSGSNPMLGCNTGAIAPAGINLSGILPPGGLVPSALPAAMQSASQAGSPFGLKNTSNLRPLNLLQGSDQGPSNQDQALSAQQAAVINLTGVGNFMQPQATVLSQLGSAVNRPGQSLPQQRLQLSSALQQQQQQALQQQQQQIQQLRFLQHQMAMAAAAAQAAHLHHQHSGSHSKSKRKRGTSAPPKS, from the exons TATATCATTGAAAGTGCCCGTCAGAGACCtcccaaaagaaaatatttatccaGTGGAAG aaaatctgtatttcaaaaACTTTATGATTTATATATTGAAGAATGTGAAAAAGAGCCTGAGATAAAG AAGCTGAGACGAAATGTGAACTTACTTGAGAAGCTGGTTATGCAGGAGACGTTGTCGTGTCTGGTAGTAAACCTCTATCCAGGAAATGAGGGTTATTCGCTGATgctcagggggaaaaatggttcag ACTCTGAGACCATTCGTCTGCCTTATGAAGAAGGAGAGCTGCTTGAATATTTGGATGCAGAGGAACTACCACCTATTCTGGTTGATCTTTTAGAAAAATCTCAG GTTAATATTTTCCATTGTGGATGTGTCATAGCAGAAATACGGGACTACAGGCAGTCTGGTAACATGAAATCTCCAACCTACCAAAGCAAGCACATTCTTTTGCGACCTACAATGCAG ACTTTAATTTGTGATGTGCATTCTATAACAAGTGACAACCACAAATGGACACAG GAGGACAAACTCCTACTTGAGAGCCAACTTATTTTGGCTACAGCAGAGCCTTTGTGTCTTGATCCTTCAATAGCAGTGACCTGTACTACAAACAGACTCCTGTACAACAAGCAGAAGATGAACACTCGCCCCATGAAACG GTGCTTCAAAAGGTACTCAAGGTCCTCTCTGAACAGACAGCAAGAAGTAGCTCACTACTCAACCCCACCTCAGCTCAGACTACTTGACTACTtgcagaaaaggaaggagaggaaagcagCCCAGCAGTATGACCTCAAAATTTCAAAAGCTGGAAAT tgcGTAGATATGTGGAAACAGAACCCTTGCTACTTGACTGCTCCTTCTGAAGTAGAT GTGGAAAAATATGCCAAAGTGGAAAAGTCTATCAAGTCTGATGACTCACAACCAACTGTCTGGCCAGCACAC GAAATGAAGGATGATTATGTGTTTGAATGTGAAGTTGGTAATCAGgttcaaaaaacaaaactgaccaTTTTTCAGTCTCTTGGCAATCCCTTGTACTATGGTAAAATTCAGACGCTCAAAGGTGATGAGGAAAATGACAACCTGTTAACTCCATCACA GTTCCTTATTGGTTCGAAGACTGATGCTGAAAG AGTGGTGAACCAGTACCAGGAGTTAGTGCAAAATGAAGCTAAATGTACTGTGAAAATGTTTCATAATTCAAGTGGATCAGTCAGTCATCTTtctccagggaaggaaatggaa CAGCCGGAAAGTGTATCAGGCTCTGTTCAGTCTTCAGTACTGGGGAAAGGTGTAAAACACCGACCTCCTCCTATCAAATTACCTTCAAGTTCAGGAAGTAGCTCTTCAG gtaatATTTTTAGTTCACAACAGTCAAGTGGCCATCTAAAATCCCCAACTCCACCTCCTCCTTCTAAGCCTCCTGGTCTTTCTCGGAAACAATCTATGGATCTTAATCAAGTTAGCATGCTCTCTCCAGCTGCCATGTCTCCTGCGAGCTCTTCACAAA GGTCTGGAACTCCTAAACCATCTACTCCTACTCCAACCAACACCCCTTCATCGACCCCACACCCTCCTGATGCTCAGAGCTCAACTCCTATTACCCTTTCTGCCACCCCTACTCCCCAAGATTCAGGCTTCACCCCTCAGCCCACTTTGTTAACCCCGTTTGCTCAGCAGCAAATGTCTCTGAGCCAGGCACTGCCTGTAATGACCATTCCTCTTTCCACCATGGTAACATCCATTACTACAGGAACAACCTCCACCCAGGTCATGGCAAACCCTGCAGGACTTAACTTCATCAATGTAGTGGGCTCTGTGTG TGGAACACAGTCACTGATGAGTGGTTCAAACCCTATGTTGGGGTGCAACACTGGTGCCATAGCCCCTGCAGGTATAAATCTGAGTGGCATTTTACCCCCAGGAGGTCTGGTACCAAGTGCGCTGCCCGCTGCAATGCAATCTGCCTCCCAAGCAG GCAGCCCATTTGGTTTGAAAAATACATCAAATCTTCGGCCCTTAAATCTTCTACAG GGGTCTGACCAAGGTCCATCCAATCAAGATCAGGCATTATCTGCCCAACAAGCTGCTGTAATTAACCTGACTGGAGTAGGGAATTTTATGCAACCTCAAGCCACAG TGTTGTCTCAGCTTGGCTCTGCTGTGAACAGACCTGGGCAAAGCCTTCCTCAGCAGAGACTCCAGCTCTCTTCTGCCTtgcaacagcaacaacaacaagccttgcagcagcagcagcaacagatACAA CAGTTGCGATTCTTGCAGCATCAAATGGCTatggcagcggcagcagcacaagcagctcaCCTGCATCATCAACATTCAGGCAGCCACtcaaaaagtaaaaggaaaagaggCACATCAGCCCCTCCAAAATCATGA
- the SUPT20H gene encoding transcription factor SPT20 homolog isoform X5 yields the protein MASTTMQQALELALDRAEYIIESARQRPPKRKYLSSGRKSVFQKLYDLYIEECEKEPEIKKLRRNVNLLEKLVMQETLSCLVVNLYPGNEGYSLMLRGKNGSDSETIRLPYEEGELLEYLDAEELPPILVDLLEKSQVNIFHCGCVIAEIRDYRQSGNMKSPTYQSKHILLRPTMQTLICDVHSITSDNHKWTQEDKLLLESQLILATAEPLCLDPSIAVTCTTNRLLYNKQKMNTRPMKRCFKRYSRSSLNRQQEVAHYSTPPQLRLLDYLQKRKERKAAQQYDLKISKAGNCVDMWKQNPCYLTAPSEVDVEKYAKVEKSIKSDDSQPTVWPAHEMKDDYVFECEVGNQVQKTKLTIFQSLGNPLYYGKIQTLKGDEENDNLLTPSQFLIGSKTDAERVVNQYQELVQNEAKCTVKMFHNSSGSVSHLSPGKEMEPESVSGSVQSSVLGKGVKHRPPPIKLPSSSGSSSSGNIFSSQQSSGHLKSPTPPPPSKPPGLSRKQSMDLNQVSMLSPAAMSPASSSQRSGTPKPSTPTPTNTPSSTPHPPDAQSSTPITLSATPTPQDSGFTPQPTLLTPFAQQQMSLSQALPVMTIPLSTMVTSITTGTTSTQVMANPAGLNFINVVGSVCGTQSLMSGSNPMLGCNTGAIAPAGINLSGILPPGGLVPSALPAAMQSASQAGSPFGLKNTSNLRPLNLLQGSDQGPSNQDQALSAQQAAVINLTGVGNFMQPQATVLSQLGSAVNRPGQSLPQQRLQLSSALQQQQQQALQQQQQQIQQLRFLQHQMAMAAAAAQAAHLHHQHSGSHSKSKRKRGTSAPPKS from the exons TATATCATTGAAAGTGCCCGTCAGAGACCtcccaaaagaaaatatttatccaGTGGAAG aaaatctgtatttcaaaaACTTTATGATTTATATATTGAAGAATGTGAAAAAGAGCCTGAGATAAAG AAGCTGAGACGAAATGTGAACTTACTTGAGAAGCTGGTTATGCAGGAGACGTTGTCGTGTCTGGTAGTAAACCTCTATCCAGGAAATGAGGGTTATTCGCTGATgctcagggggaaaaatggttcag ACTCTGAGACCATTCGTCTGCCTTATGAAGAAGGAGAGCTGCTTGAATATTTGGATGCAGAGGAACTACCACCTATTCTGGTTGATCTTTTAGAAAAATCTCAG GTTAATATTTTCCATTGTGGATGTGTCATAGCAGAAATACGGGACTACAGGCAGTCTGGTAACATGAAATCTCCAACCTACCAAAGCAAGCACATTCTTTTGCGACCTACAATGCAG ACTTTAATTTGTGATGTGCATTCTATAACAAGTGACAACCACAAATGGACACAG GAGGACAAACTCCTACTTGAGAGCCAACTTATTTTGGCTACAGCAGAGCCTTTGTGTCTTGATCCTTCAATAGCAGTGACCTGTACTACAAACAGACTCCTGTACAACAAGCAGAAGATGAACACTCGCCCCATGAAACG GTGCTTCAAAAGGTACTCAAGGTCCTCTCTGAACAGACAGCAAGAAGTAGCTCACTACTCAACCCCACCTCAGCTCAGACTACTTGACTACTtgcagaaaaggaaggagaggaaagcagCCCAGCAGTATGACCTCAAAATTTCAAAAGCTGGAAAT tgcGTAGATATGTGGAAACAGAACCCTTGCTACTTGACTGCTCCTTCTGAAGTAGAT GTGGAAAAATATGCCAAAGTGGAAAAGTCTATCAAGTCTGATGACTCACAACCAACTGTCTGGCCAGCACAC GAAATGAAGGATGATTATGTGTTTGAATGTGAAGTTGGTAATCAGgttcaaaaaacaaaactgaccaTTTTTCAGTCTCTTGGCAATCCCTTGTACTATGGTAAAATTCAGACGCTCAAAGGTGATGAGGAAAATGACAACCTGTTAACTCCATCACA GTTCCTTATTGGTTCGAAGACTGATGCTGAAAG AGTGGTGAACCAGTACCAGGAGTTAGTGCAAAATGAAGCTAAATGTACTGTGAAAATGTTTCATAATTCAAGTGGATCAGTCAGTCATCTTtctccagggaaggaaatggaa CCGGAAAGTGTATCAGGCTCTGTTCAGTCTTCAGTACTGGGGAAAGGTGTAAAACACCGACCTCCTCCTATCAAATTACCTTCAAGTTCAGGAAGTAGCTCTTCAG gtaatATTTTTAGTTCACAACAGTCAAGTGGCCATCTAAAATCCCCAACTCCACCTCCTCCTTCTAAGCCTCCTGGTCTTTCTCGGAAACAATCTATGGATCTTAATCAAGTTAGCATGCTCTCTCCAGCTGCCATGTCTCCTGCGAGCTCTTCACAAA GGTCTGGAACTCCTAAACCATCTACTCCTACTCCAACCAACACCCCTTCATCGACCCCACACCCTCCTGATGCTCAGAGCTCAACTCCTATTACCCTTTCTGCCACCCCTACTCCCCAAGATTCAGGCTTCACCCCTCAGCCCACTTTGTTAACCCCGTTTGCTCAGCAGCAAATGTCTCTGAGCCAGGCACTGCCTGTAATGACCATTCCTCTTTCCACCATGGTAACATCCATTACTACAGGAACAACCTCCACCCAGGTCATGGCAAACCCTGCAGGACTTAACTTCATCAATGTAGTGGGCTCTGTGTG TGGAACACAGTCACTGATGAGTGGTTCAAACCCTATGTTGGGGTGCAACACTGGTGCCATAGCCCCTGCAGGTATAAATCTGAGTGGCATTTTACCCCCAGGAGGTCTGGTACCAAGTGCGCTGCCCGCTGCAATGCAATCTGCCTCCCAAGCAG GCAGCCCATTTGGTTTGAAAAATACATCAAATCTTCGGCCCTTAAATCTTCTACAG GGGTCTGACCAAGGTCCATCCAATCAAGATCAGGCATTATCTGCCCAACAAGCTGCTGTAATTAACCTGACTGGAGTAGGGAATTTTATGCAACCTCAAGCCACAG TGTTGTCTCAGCTTGGCTCTGCTGTGAACAGACCTGGGCAAAGCCTTCCTCAGCAGAGACTCCAGCTCTCTTCTGCCTtgcaacagcaacaacaacaagccttgcagcagcagcagcaacagatACAA CAGTTGCGATTCTTGCAGCATCAAATGGCTatggcagcggcagcagcacaagcagctcaCCTGCATCATCAACATTCAGGCAGCCACtcaaaaagtaaaaggaaaagaggCACATCAGCCCCTCCAAAATCATGA
- the SUPT20H gene encoding transcription factor SPT20 homolog isoform X10, translating to MASTTMQQALELALDRAEYIIESARQRPPKRKYLSSGRKSVFQKLYDLYIEECEKEPEIKKLRRNVNLLEKLVMQETLSCLVVNLYPGNEGYSLMLRGKNGSDSETIRLPYEEGELLEYLDAEELPPILVDLLEKSQVNIFHCGCVIAEIRDYRQSGNMKSPTYQSKHILLRPTMQTLICDVHSITSDNHKWTQEDKLLLESQLILATAEPLCLDPSIAVTCTTNRLLYNKQKMNTRPMKRCFKRYSRSSLNRQQEVAHYSTPPQLRLLDYLQKRKERKAAQQYDLKISKAGNCVDMWKQNPCYLTAPSEVDVEKYAKVEKSIKSDDSQPTVWPAHEMKDDYVFECEVGNQVQKTKLTIFQSLGNPLYYGKIQTLKGDEENDNLLTPSQFLIGSKTDAERVVNQYQELVQNEAKCTVKMFHNSSGSVSHLSPGKEMEPESVSGSVQSSVLGKGVKHRPPPIKLPSSSGSSSSGNIFSSQQSSGHLKSPTPPPPSKPPGLSRKQSMDLNQVSMLSPAAMSPASSSQRTTSTQVMANPAGLNFINVVGSVCGTQSLMSGSNPMLGCNTGAIAPAGINLSGILPPGGLVPSALPAAMQSASQAGSPFGLKNTSNLRPLNLLQGSDQGPSNQDQALSAQQAAVINLTGVGNFMQPQATAVAILAASNGYGSGSSTSSSPASSTFRQPLKK from the exons TATATCATTGAAAGTGCCCGTCAGAGACCtcccaaaagaaaatatttatccaGTGGAAG aaaatctgtatttcaaaaACTTTATGATTTATATATTGAAGAATGTGAAAAAGAGCCTGAGATAAAG AAGCTGAGACGAAATGTGAACTTACTTGAGAAGCTGGTTATGCAGGAGACGTTGTCGTGTCTGGTAGTAAACCTCTATCCAGGAAATGAGGGTTATTCGCTGATgctcagggggaaaaatggttcag ACTCTGAGACCATTCGTCTGCCTTATGAAGAAGGAGAGCTGCTTGAATATTTGGATGCAGAGGAACTACCACCTATTCTGGTTGATCTTTTAGAAAAATCTCAG GTTAATATTTTCCATTGTGGATGTGTCATAGCAGAAATACGGGACTACAGGCAGTCTGGTAACATGAAATCTCCAACCTACCAAAGCAAGCACATTCTTTTGCGACCTACAATGCAG ACTTTAATTTGTGATGTGCATTCTATAACAAGTGACAACCACAAATGGACACAG GAGGACAAACTCCTACTTGAGAGCCAACTTATTTTGGCTACAGCAGAGCCTTTGTGTCTTGATCCTTCAATAGCAGTGACCTGTACTACAAACAGACTCCTGTACAACAAGCAGAAGATGAACACTCGCCCCATGAAACG GTGCTTCAAAAGGTACTCAAGGTCCTCTCTGAACAGACAGCAAGAAGTAGCTCACTACTCAACCCCACCTCAGCTCAGACTACTTGACTACTtgcagaaaaggaaggagaggaaagcagCCCAGCAGTATGACCTCAAAATTTCAAAAGCTGGAAAT tgcGTAGATATGTGGAAACAGAACCCTTGCTACTTGACTGCTCCTTCTGAAGTAGAT GTGGAAAAATATGCCAAAGTGGAAAAGTCTATCAAGTCTGATGACTCACAACCAACTGTCTGGCCAGCACAC GAAATGAAGGATGATTATGTGTTTGAATGTGAAGTTGGTAATCAGgttcaaaaaacaaaactgaccaTTTTTCAGTCTCTTGGCAATCCCTTGTACTATGGTAAAATTCAGACGCTCAAAGGTGATGAGGAAAATGACAACCTGTTAACTCCATCACA GTTCCTTATTGGTTCGAAGACTGATGCTGAAAG AGTGGTGAACCAGTACCAGGAGTTAGTGCAAAATGAAGCTAAATGTACTGTGAAAATGTTTCATAATTCAAGTGGATCAGTCAGTCATCTTtctccagggaaggaaatggaa CCGGAAAGTGTATCAGGCTCTGTTCAGTCTTCAGTACTGGGGAAAGGTGTAAAACACCGACCTCCTCCTATCAAATTACCTTCAAGTTCAGGAAGTAGCTCTTCAG gtaatATTTTTAGTTCACAACAGTCAAGTGGCCATCTAAAATCCCCAACTCCACCTCCTCCTTCTAAGCCTCCTGGTCTTTCTCGGAAACAATCTATGGATCTTAATCAAGTTAGCATGCTCTCTCCAGCTGCCATGTCTCCTGCGAGCTCTTCACAAA GAACAACCTCCACCCAGGTCATGGCAAACCCTGCAGGACTTAACTTCATCAATGTAGTGGGCTCTGTGTG TGGAACACAGTCACTGATGAGTGGTTCAAACCCTATGTTGGGGTGCAACACTGGTGCCATAGCCCCTGCAGGTATAAATCTGAGTGGCATTTTACCCCCAGGAGGTCTGGTACCAAGTGCGCTGCCCGCTGCAATGCAATCTGCCTCCCAAGCAG GCAGCCCATTTGGTTTGAAAAATACATCAAATCTTCGGCCCTTAAATCTTCTACAG GGGTCTGACCAAGGTCCATCCAATCAAGATCAGGCATTATCTGCCCAACAAGCTGCTGTAATTAACCTGACTGGAGTAGGGAATTTTATGCAACCTCAAGCCACAG CAGTTGCGATTCTTGCAGCATCAAATGGCTatggcagcggcagcagcacaagcagctcaCCTGCATCATCAACATTCAGGCAGCCACtcaaaaagtaa
- the SUPT20H gene encoding transcription factor SPT20 homolog isoform X4 — protein MASTTMQQALELALDRAEYIIESARQRPPKRKYLSSGRKSVFQKLYDLYIEECEKEPEIKQKLRRNVNLLEKLVMQETLSCLVVNLYPGNEGYSLMLRGKNGSDSETIRLPYEEGELLEYLDAEELPPILVDLLEKSQVNIFHCGCVIAEIRDYRQSGNMKSPTYQSKHILLRPTMQTLICDVHSITSDNHKWTQEDKLLLESQLILATAEPLCLDPSIAVTCTTNRLLYNKQKMNTRPMKRCFKRYSRSSLNRQQEVAHYSTPPQLRLLDYLQKRKERKAAQQYDLKISKAGNCVDMWKQNPCYLTAPSEVDVEKYAKVEKSIKSDDSQPTVWPAHEMKDDYVFECEVGNQVQKTKLTIFQSLGNPLYYGKIQTLKGDEENDNLLTPSQFLIGSKTDAERVVNQYQELVQNEAKCTVKMFHNSSGSVSHLSPGKEMEQPESVSGSVQSSVLGKGVKHRPPPIKLPSSSGSSSSGNIFSSQQSSGHLKSPTPPPPSKPPGLSRKQSMDLNQVSMLSPAAMSPASSSQRSGTPKPSTPTPTNTPSSTPHPPDAQSSTPITLSATPTPQDSGFTPQPTLLTPFAQQQMSLSQALPVMTIPLSTMVTSITTGTTSTQVMANPAGLNFINVVGSVCGTQSLMSGSNPMLGCNTGAIAPAGINLSGILPPGGLVPSALPAAMQSASQAGSPFGLKNTSNLRPLNLLQGSDQGPSNQDQALSAQQAAVINLTGVGNFMQPQATVLSQLGSAVNRPGQSLPQQRLQLSSALQQQQQQALQQQQQQIQLRFLQHQMAMAAAAAQAAHLHHQHSGSHSKSKRKRGTSAPPKS, from the exons TATATCATTGAAAGTGCCCGTCAGAGACCtcccaaaagaaaatatttatccaGTGGAAG aaaatctgtatttcaaaaACTTTATGATTTATATATTGAAGAATGTGAAAAAGAGCCTGAGATAAAG CAGAAGCTGAGACGAAATGTGAACTTACTTGAGAAGCTGGTTATGCAGGAGACGTTGTCGTGTCTGGTAGTAAACCTCTATCCAGGAAATGAGGGTTATTCGCTGATgctcagggggaaaaatggttcag ACTCTGAGACCATTCGTCTGCCTTATGAAGAAGGAGAGCTGCTTGAATATTTGGATGCAGAGGAACTACCACCTATTCTGGTTGATCTTTTAGAAAAATCTCAG GTTAATATTTTCCATTGTGGATGTGTCATAGCAGAAATACGGGACTACAGGCAGTCTGGTAACATGAAATCTCCAACCTACCAAAGCAAGCACATTCTTTTGCGACCTACAATGCAG ACTTTAATTTGTGATGTGCATTCTATAACAAGTGACAACCACAAATGGACACAG GAGGACAAACTCCTACTTGAGAGCCAACTTATTTTGGCTACAGCAGAGCCTTTGTGTCTTGATCCTTCAATAGCAGTGACCTGTACTACAAACAGACTCCTGTACAACAAGCAGAAGATGAACACTCGCCCCATGAAACG GTGCTTCAAAAGGTACTCAAGGTCCTCTCTGAACAGACAGCAAGAAGTAGCTCACTACTCAACCCCACCTCAGCTCAGACTACTTGACTACTtgcagaaaaggaaggagaggaaagcagCCCAGCAGTATGACCTCAAAATTTCAAAAGCTGGAAAT tgcGTAGATATGTGGAAACAGAACCCTTGCTACTTGACTGCTCCTTCTGAAGTAGAT GTGGAAAAATATGCCAAAGTGGAAAAGTCTATCAAGTCTGATGACTCACAACCAACTGTCTGGCCAGCACAC GAAATGAAGGATGATTATGTGTTTGAATGTGAAGTTGGTAATCAGgttcaaaaaacaaaactgaccaTTTTTCAGTCTCTTGGCAATCCCTTGTACTATGGTAAAATTCAGACGCTCAAAGGTGATGAGGAAAATGACAACCTGTTAACTCCATCACA GTTCCTTATTGGTTCGAAGACTGATGCTGAAAG AGTGGTGAACCAGTACCAGGAGTTAGTGCAAAATGAAGCTAAATGTACTGTGAAAATGTTTCATAATTCAAGTGGATCAGTCAGTCATCTTtctccagggaaggaaatggaa CAGCCGGAAAGTGTATCAGGCTCTGTTCAGTCTTCAGTACTGGGGAAAGGTGTAAAACACCGACCTCCTCCTATCAAATTACCTTCAAGTTCAGGAAGTAGCTCTTCAG gtaatATTTTTAGTTCACAACAGTCAAGTGGCCATCTAAAATCCCCAACTCCACCTCCTCCTTCTAAGCCTCCTGGTCTTTCTCGGAAACAATCTATGGATCTTAATCAAGTTAGCATGCTCTCTCCAGCTGCCATGTCTCCTGCGAGCTCTTCACAAA GGTCTGGAACTCCTAAACCATCTACTCCTACTCCAACCAACACCCCTTCATCGACCCCACACCCTCCTGATGCTCAGAGCTCAACTCCTATTACCCTTTCTGCCACCCCTACTCCCCAAGATTCAGGCTTCACCCCTCAGCCCACTTTGTTAACCCCGTTTGCTCAGCAGCAAATGTCTCTGAGCCAGGCACTGCCTGTAATGACCATTCCTCTTTCCACCATGGTAACATCCATTACTACAGGAACAACCTCCACCCAGGTCATGGCAAACCCTGCAGGACTTAACTTCATCAATGTAGTGGGCTCTGTGTG TGGAACACAGTCACTGATGAGTGGTTCAAACCCTATGTTGGGGTGCAACACTGGTGCCATAGCCCCTGCAGGTATAAATCTGAGTGGCATTTTACCCCCAGGAGGTCTGGTACCAAGTGCGCTGCCCGCTGCAATGCAATCTGCCTCCCAAGCAG GCAGCCCATTTGGTTTGAAAAATACATCAAATCTTCGGCCCTTAAATCTTCTACAG GGGTCTGACCAAGGTCCATCCAATCAAGATCAGGCATTATCTGCCCAACAAGCTGCTGTAATTAACCTGACTGGAGTAGGGAATTTTATGCAACCTCAAGCCACAG TGTTGTCTCAGCTTGGCTCTGCTGTGAACAGACCTGGGCAAAGCCTTCCTCAGCAGAGACTCCAGCTCTCTTCTGCCTtgcaacagcaacaacaacaagccttgcagcagcagcagcaacagatACAA TTGCGATTCTTGCAGCATCAAATGGCTatggcagcggcagcagcacaagcagctcaCCTGCATCATCAACATTCAGGCAGCCACtcaaaaagtaaaaggaaaagaggCACATCAGCCCCTCCAAAATCATGA